The following proteins come from a genomic window of Longimicrobium sp.:
- a CDS encoding BsuPI-related putative proteinase inhibitor, whose product MRRILPALLIALAAGAAACRPPAGPAPSTAPAPLETNRYTGPLVSSFQVEPAGDSVRFVLQLTNPTSAPVRLSYSSGMTHDFAVREGTRDVWRWSADRSFVQSLMAVSLGAGETRSYTEVWRPGPGLRGRRLTAVAWLTATNHPIQQSTAFTLP is encoded by the coding sequence CCTCCCCGCCCTGCTCATCGCGCTCGCCGCGGGCGCCGCGGCGTGCCGCCCTCCCGCGGGACCGGCGCCCTCGACTGCCCCGGCGCCGCTGGAGACGAATCGCTACACGGGCCCGCTCGTCTCCTCATTCCAGGTGGAGCCGGCGGGGGACAGCGTGCGCTTCGTGCTGCAGCTCACCAACCCGACCAGCGCGCCGGTGCGGCTGAGCTACTCCAGCGGGATGACGCACGACTTCGCCGTGCGCGAGGGCACGCGCGACGTGTGGCGCTGGTCGGCGGACCGCTCCTTCGTGCAGTCGCTGATGGCGGTGTCGCTGGGCGCGGGGGAGACGCGCAGCTACACGGAGGTCTGGCGTCCCGGGCCGGGGCTGCGCGGGCGGCGGCTGACGGCCGTGGCGTGGCTGACCGCGACCAACCATCCCATCCAGCAGTCCACCGCGTTCACCCTGCCGTGA